In the Cydia fagiglandana chromosome 5, ilCydFagi1.1, whole genome shotgun sequence genome, one interval contains:
- the LOC134664349 gene encoding uncharacterized protein LOC134664349 has translation MLPVKYLSLQKSELEYEVQIRGATAGSSVEELRRQIVKLAAEHPAEHILESPLDIRQDLRGCVEVLTKIQLNLDISEPSVPTIMRTQNMLNHLHNRLARITCGDDRKEYKDILEGHKVASQKLAALQAKRPTQIATTSSNLGAGPSSETSTAAPGVQNLISVTCDRTVADLSKLKFNGKTCVRSFIQRVDEFIVARNIASTKVLAFATEIFQDNALHWFRSVRDNISSWPELAAKLKEDFDQSNYDYRLTTEIRSRTQGEHENITVYLSIMSGMFSRLSTPPSEAEQLETLLHNIRPCYASTLAASSTEIRTIDSLRSLCRNYETYHSRHSQFQEPPRVTSDTVAPEFAYSRESNKSTNKFNNNTYNKQNYTYNNNYNKGQYSKNTTNYSQNQNQNKSQQQNYIHSVSNAAQNNKQQPYCPRCRSNNHHIRQCTASRDVFCFKCGKKDVKTPDCPVCNKKADTKN, from the coding sequence ATGCTGCCTGTCAAATATCTTTCTCTTCAAAAATCGGAGCTGGAATATGAGGTTCAGATCCGAGGTGCTACTGCCGGTTCTTCAGTAGAGGAATTGCGAAGACAAATTGTAAAATTAGCCGCGGAGCACCCGGCTGAACACATATTAGAGTCTCCGCTAGATATTCGACAGGATCTTAGGGGTTGCGTAGAAGTTCTtacaaaaatacaattaaatcttGATATTTCTGAACCAAGTGTACCTACTATTATGAGAACGCAAAATATGCTAAATCACCTTCATAATCGTTTAGCGAGGATAACGTGCGGTGACGACAGAAAAGAATATAAGGATATCCTAGAGGGGCATAAAGTCGCCTCCCAGAAGCTCGCGGCTCTTCAAGCTAAGAGGCCTACACAAATAGCGACAACTTCTTCTAATTTAGGCGCGGGTCCCTCTAGTGAGACCTCGACGGCGGCCCCAGGGGTTCAGAACTTGATTTCGGTGACATGCGATCGCACTGTAGCTGACTTgagtaaattaaaatttaatggcAAAACTTGTGTCCGCTCATTTATACAGCGCGTCGACGAATTTATTGTTGCACGTAACATTGCATCAACAAAAGTATTAGCTTTCGCCACCGAAATCTTTCAAGACAACGCTCTGCATTGGTTCCGTTCGGTACGGGACAATATTTCTTCCTGGCCAGAACTCGCTGCTAAATTGAAAGAGGACTTCGATCAATCTAATTATGATTACCGACTTACGACGGAGATTCGCTCTCGGACTCAGGGTGAACATGAAAACATAACTGTTTATCTTTCCATTATGAGTGGTATGTTTTCTCGTCTTTCGACACCCCCAAGCGAAGCGGAGCAGCTCGAAACCTTACTTCACAATATTAGGCCGTGTTACGCAAGTACACTAGCAGCATCATCTACCGAAATTAGGACAATTGATTCTTTACGCTCATTGTGTCGCAATTACGAGACTTATCATTCTCGACACTCACAATTTCAGGAGCCACCAAGAGTGACTTCCGACACTGTTGCACCCGAATTTGCGTACTCTAGGGAATCAAATaaaagtacaaataaatttaacaacaatacatataataaacaaaattacacatataacaataattataataaaggaCAATATTCTAAAAACACCACAAATTATAGCCAgaatcaaaatcaaaacaagTCTCAACAACAAAATTATATACATTCTGTGTCCAATGCTGCTCAAAACAATAAACAACAACCGTATTGCCCAAGGTGCCGTAGTAATAATCATCATATTCGGCAATGTACGGCTAGTAGGGacgtgttttgttttaaatgtgGCAAGAAAGATGTCAAAACACCTGATTGTCCGGTTTGTAATAAAAAGGCAGATACAAAAAACTAG